The Dyadobacter sp. 676 DNA window GACGTAAGCACTAATATTGATCATCTAACTTTAAACCGCTTATGTTTCCTTTTTTACGCTATTCCGTATTGGTTCTGGCATTGTTTTGTGGAGCGGCAGTCCCTGAAACCGTCCGGGCACAGCAAAATGTAAATCAACCGGCCAACACGTATTCGCTGGAAGACTGCATCCGGATTGCCCTTGAAACAAACCCGCAGATCAAGCAATCCGAAATTACGGTTCAGACAAACGGCAACACCTACGAGCAATCCAAATGGCAGCGGTGGCCGAGTATCAGTTTCAGCGCGAGCCAGGGGTTCCGCTCGGGCCGCAACATCGATCCTTTCACCAACCAGTTCGTTCAGCAAAACGTTAATTCCAACAATTATCAGCTCGGCGGGCAGGTGACGCTTTTCAGTGGCTTTCAGATCAGCAACACGATCAAATTCAACAATGCCAACTACCAGGCAAGCGCCAAAGACCTGGAAGCTACCCGCAACGATATTATGCTCAATGTGGCATTATCCTATTTGCAGGTCATCACCAACGAGGAGCTGATCGAAGTCGCCAGGCGGCAGGTGGATGCATCCCAATTACAGGTCGAGCGCACCGAAAAGCTGGTGCAGGCGGGTACGCTGGCGGAGAGCAATCTGCTCGACCTCAAATCACAACTTGCAAACGACGAGCTTTCTCTGGTGAATGCCCAGAACAATCTGGAAACGGCCAAGCTGAACCTGAAACAATATATGAATATGCCCGGCGGCGAGGCAATCAATGTGGTTAAAATCCCGGTAAAGGATCCGACATTGCAGGCATATGACGCGACTATCCAGGAAATCTACGAAACGGCTTTGAACAACCTGCCGCAGATGAAAGCCGCCAATATGCGGATC harbors:
- a CDS encoding TolC family protein — translated: MFPFLRYSVLVLALFCGAAVPETVRAQQNVNQPANTYSLEDCIRIALETNPQIKQSEITVQTNGNTYEQSKWQRWPSISFSASQGFRSGRNIDPFTNQFVQQNVNSNNYQLGGQVTLFSGFQISNTIKFNNANYQASAKDLEATRNDIMLNVALSYLQVITNEELIEVARRQVDASQLQVERTEKLVQAGTLAESNLLDLKSQLANDELSLVNAQNNLETAKLNLKQYMNMPGGEAINVVKIPVKDPTLQAYDATIQEIYETALNNLPQMKAANMRIEASKINVDLAKGAGMPSLTLNGGIYTAYSSAAPKERFVADGSGSTTVDVPSATDYIVLDNKQIPIMQRVTAPNGSIQSFRYFNQLDFNRNSAINLNLSIPIFNNFRTKYNVANAKLQQKTYEYQAQQTQLTIRKNVEQAYIDMTNAAKRYSATANQVRALQETFRVAQVRFDVGAINSVEYNIAKANLDRANANLVQTKYDYVFRTKILDFYMNRPLSDF